A portion of the Perognathus longimembris pacificus isolate PPM17 chromosome 20, ASM2315922v1, whole genome shotgun sequence genome contains these proteins:
- the LOC125368079 gene encoding aggrecan core protein-like isoform X1: MTTLLLIFVTLRVLAAAAAQEIPDHDNSLSVSIPQPSPLRVLLGTSLTIPCYFLDPAHPVTTAPSTAPLAPRIKWSRVSKEKEVVLLVATEGQVRVHSAYRDKVSLPNYPAIPSDATLEIQSLRSNDSGVYRCEVMHGIEDSEATLEVVVKGIVFHYRAISTRYTLDFDRAQRACLQNSAVIATAEQLQAAYEDGFHQCDAGWLADQTVRYPIHTPREACYGDKDEFPGVRTYGIRDTNETYDVYCFAEEMEGEVFYATSPEKFTFQEAANECRRLGARLATTGQLYLAWQGGMDMCSAGWLADRSVRYPISKARPNCGGNLLGVRTVYLHANQTGYPDPSSRYDAICYTGEDFTDIPENFFGVGGEEDITVQTVTWPDLELPLPRNTTEGEARGNVILTAKPFFDLFPTAPEPGAPIPLTPETIGPWGLPEESTPRPGPATAFTSEDLVVQVTIGPGAAELPGQPRPSGGVVFHYRPGSKRYSLTFEEAQRACLSTGAIMASPEQLQAAYEAGYEQCDAGWLQDQTVRYPIVSPRTPCVGDKDSSPGVRTYRVRPSTETYDVYCYVTELQGEVFFVTRLEQFTFQEAVAFCESQNATLASTGQLYAAWSRGLDKCYAGWLADGSLRYPIVTPRPACGGDKPGVRTVYLYPNQTGLPDPLSRHHAFCFRGVSGVPSPGDEEEGTATPPVDIEDWIVTQVGPDVAAVPPGVDTTVAPSSTTEPENQTAWEADYGSQATSSPAGIPATWPPIGPEAEGATEGATEGATELPSATATVPAEPSASESPEEPSTPSLHGTELPLPGSGETSGTPDFTGSGEAWERPDASGQPSGGSGSGLPSADLDLPGLSSTAGSGEEDGVSWSSRPPVGRRPPVGEGPDGSASGLEDLSGQPSGDGLDTSASGIEDLSGQPTGGEGLETSTSGGWDVSGLPSGDGSETSASGVEDLNVLAPEREGLETSASGVDLSGLPSGREGPETSASGVEDLSGLPTEGEGLETSASGVEDLSGLSSGKEGLETSTSGVEDLGVFPTGGEGLETSASGVEDLSGLSSGSEGLETSTSAVEDLSVIPTEREGLETSASGIDLSGLPSGREGPETSASGVEDLSGLYSGSEGLETSTSGVEDLGVFPTAGEGLETSASGVEDLSGLPSGNEDLETSTSGVEDLGVFPTGGEGLESSTSGAEDLSGLSSGGGSASGALDFGQLPWETQGSGQAPEVSGLHSGSSGEYSGMDFGSSPASGLPDFSGLPSGLPTVSLVDATLVEVVTATTTSELEGRGTISISGAGEISGLPIGEPDASGLASGAELSGHASGSPDFSGEVSGIFGTSGQSPEFPGLSGEASGTSEVSGQPSGFPYGSGEVSGVTEPSGFSSGQPDMSGEAHGVLFGSGQPFGITDQSGEISGDLDLSGQPSGVPGFHETMPRVPELASGAVSGSGESSGVVLVDTSLVEVTPIPSREEEGLGSVELSGLPSGESDLSGTSGILDVSGHSSGTFDGSGLPSQAPEFSGLPSGVADISGEASGAEAGSSLPSGAFEGSGLASGLPTISLVDRPWVESRTQAPTAQEAGEGSSDTWELSGVPSGEHSGSMDLSGLQSSLEASVKPSPPYFSGDSSSPVDISGESSAGTSASGDTSGAPDLTWITSELVEGVIEPTVSQELSRGPPVTHTPRFSKASGEALTSGDMSGATPAFSGAASGEAPEPTTSTFSDAEQASASGLGASSSPWAFQEGSSLEVNTEATSGYDGDMGAPVAPSASGDRTEVSGDLSGHTSEPDTAVTTSLLEFELQTEGPTEAHLEAESLSLWHSGEETQTSSTATAPTDASSPTSPRGSGEAEWVDEDLDECLSSPCVNGATCVDAIASFTCLCLPSYGGDRCEIDQEVCEEGWTKFQGHCYRHFPDRETWVDAERRCRELQAHLSSILTQEEQEFVNKNAQDYQWVGLNDRTIEGDFRWSDGHPLQFEKWRPNQPDNFFATGEDCVVMIWHEGGEWNDVPCNYHLPFTCKKGTVACGEPPTVEHARTLGQKRNRYEINSLVRYQCTDGFVQRHVPTIRCQPSGHWEEPRVTCTDPATYKSQRQKRSWRLAAQQSWPSTAH; encoded by the exons ATGACCACGTTACTCTTGATTTTCGTGACTCTGCGGGTCCTTGCGGCAGCTGCAGCGCAGGAAATACCTG ACCACGACAACTCTCTGAGCGTCAGCATCCCGCAACCGTCCCCCCTGCGCGTGCTCCTGGGGACCTCCCTCACCATCCCCTGCTACTTCCTCGACCCCGCGCACCCCGTGACCACGGCCCCGTCCACCGCGCCGCTCGCCCCAAGGATCAAGTGGAGCCGAGTGTCCAAGGAGAAGGAGGTGGTCCTGCTGGTGGCCACCGAGGGGCAGGTGCGGGTCCACAGTGCCTACCGGGACAAGGTCTCGCTGCCCAACTACCCCGCCATCCCCAGCGACGCCACCTTGGAGATCCAGAGCCTGCGCTCCAACGACTCCGGCGTCTACCGCTGCGAGGTGATGCACGGCATCGAGGACAGCGAGGCCACCCTGGAAGTCGTGGTCAAAG GCATCGTGTTCCACTACCGTGCCATCTCCACTCGGTACACCCTGGACTTCGACCGGGCGCAGCGGGCCTGCCTGCAGAACAGCGCAGTCATCGCCACAGCCGAGCAGCTGCAGGCTGCCTACGAGGACGGCTTCCACCAGTGTGACGCGGGCTGGCTGGCCGACCAGACCGTCAG GTACCCCATCCACACACCCCGGGAAGCTTGCTATGGAGACAAGGATGAATTCCCTGGTGTGAGGACCTACGGCATCCGAGACACCAACGAGACCTACGATGTGTACTGCTTTGCGGAGGAGATGGAGG GCGAGGTCTTCTATGCAACATCCCCGGAGAAGTTCACCTTCCAGGAGGCGGCCAATGAATGCCGCCGGCTGGGTGCCCGGCTGGCCACCACCGGCCAGCTCTACCTGGCCTGGCAGGGCGGCATGGACATGTGCAGCGCGGGCTGGCTGGCCGATCGCAGTGTGCGCTACCCCATCTCCAAAGCCCGGCCCAACTGCGGGGGCAACCTGCTAGGCGTGAGGACCGTCTACCTGCACGCCAACCAGACCGGCTACCCGGACCCCTCATCCCGCTACGACGCCATCTGCTACACAG GTGAAGACTTCACGGACATCCCAGAAAACTTCTTCGGAGTGGGAGGCGAGGAAGACATCACTGTGCAGACCGTGACCTGGCCTGACCTGGAGCTGCCCCTGCCCAGAAACACCACGGAGGGCGAGGCCAGGGGCAACGTGATCCTCACAGCCAAGCCCTTCTTTGACCTCTTCCCCACTGCCCCAGAGCCTGGGGCCCCCATCCCACTGACCCCTGAGACCATCGGGCCCTGGGGCCTTCCAGAAGAATCCAcacccaggccaggccctgccACAGCCTTCACCAGTGAGGACCTGGTCGTGCAGGTGACCATTGGCCCAGGCGCGGCCGAGCTCCCAGGGCAGCCCCGTCCATCGGGGG gGGTGGTATTCCACTACCGCCCGGGGTCCAAGCGCTACTCACTGACCTTCGAGGAGGCTCAGAGGGCTTGCCTGAGCACCGGGGCCATCATGGCCTCCCCAGAACAGCTGCAGGCCGCCTATGAGGCGGGCTACGAGCAGTGCGACGCGGGCTGGCTGCAAGACCAGACGGTCAG GTACCCCATTGTAAGCCCACGGACCCCATGTGTGGGTGACAAGGACAGCAGCCCGGGGGTCAGGACCTACAGGGTGCGGCCATCAACAGAAACCTACGACGTGTACTGCTACGTGACCGAGCTTCAAG GGGAGGTGTTCTTTGTCACCCGTCTGGAGCAGTTCACCTTCCAAGAAGCCGTGGCCTTCTGTGAGTCCCAGAACGCCACCCTGGCCTCCACCGGGCAGCTGTATGCGGCCTGGAGCCGCGGCCTGGACAAGTGCTACGCCGGCTGGCTGGCAGATGGCAGCCTGCGCTACCCCATCGTCACCCCGAGGCCCGCCTGCGGCGGGGACAAGCCCGGTGTGAGAACCGTCTACCTCTACCCCAACCAGACCGGCCTGCCCGACCCGCTGTCCAGGCACCACGCCTTCTGCTTCCGAG GTGTCTCAGGGGTGCCCTCTCCAGGAGACGAGGAGGAAGGCACCGCCACGCCACCTGTGGACATAGAGGACTGGATAGTCACGCAGGTGGGGCCGGATGTGGCTGCCGTTCCCCCGGGAGTGGACACGACCGTGGCACccagctccaccactgagccagaAAACCAGACTGCATGGGAGGCAGACTATGGCTCGCAGGCCACCTCCTCACCAGCAG ggatccCTGCCACATGGCCTCCCATTGGCCCAGAAGCAGAGGGGGCAACAGAAGGAGCCACGGAAGGAGCCACAGAATTACCTTCTGCCACTGCCACCGTGCCTGCGGAGCCCTCTGCCTCAGAATCGCCCGAGGAGCCATCCACACCTTCACTCCACGGGACAGAGCTGCCTCTGCCGGGCTCTGGGGAGACGTCTGGGACTCCTGACTTCACAGGCAGTGGAGAAGCGTGGGAACGCCCTGACGCCAGTGGCCAGCCCTCAGGGGGCAGTGGGAGTGGACTGCCCTCAGCCGACCTGGACCTCCCTGGCCTCAGCTCCACAGCAGGCTCTGGGGAGGAAGATGGCGTGTCGTGGTCCAGCCGGCCTCCGGTTGGCAGGCGACCCCCTGTGGGCGAGGGCCCAGATGGCTCTGCCTCTGGACTAGAGGACCTCAGCGGGCAGCCTTCTGGAGATGGTCTGGACACTTCTGCCTCTGGAATAGAGGACCTCAGTGGACAACCTACTGGAGGAGAAGGTCTAGAAACTTCTACCTCTGGAGGATGGGATGTCAGTGGGCTACCTTCTGGAGATGGTTCAGAAACTTCTGCGTCTGGAGTAGAGGACCTCAATGTGCTTGCTCCTGAAAGAGAGGGTCTGGAAACTTCTGCCTCTGGAGTAGACCTCAGTGGGCTGCCGTCTGGAAGAGAAGGTCCAGAAACTTCTGCATCTGGAGTAGAGGACCTCAGTGGACTTCCTACTGAAGGAGAAGGTCTAGAAACTTCTGCATCTGGAGTAGAGGACCTCAGTGGCCTTTCTTCTGGAAAGGAAGGCCTAGAAACTTCTACTTCTGGAGTAGAGGATCTTGGTGTGTTTCCTACTGGAGGAGAAGGTCTAGAAACTTCTGCATCTGGAGTAGAGGACCTCAGTGGCCTTTCTTCTGGAAGTGAAGGCCTAGAAACTTCTACTTCTGCAGTAGAGGACCTCAGTGTGATTCCTACTGAAAGAGAAGGTCTGGAAACTTCTGCCTCTGGAATAGACCTTAGTGGGCTGCCTTCTGGAAGGGAAGGTCCAGAAACTTCTGCATCTGGAGTAGAGGACCTCAGTGGCCTTTATTCTGGAAGTGAGGGCCTAGAAACTTCTACTTCTGGAGTAGAGGACCTTGGTGTGTTTCCTACTGCAGGAGAAGGTCTAGAAACTTCTGCATCTGGAGTAGAGGACCTCAGTGGACTTCCTTCTGGAAATGAGGACCTAGAAACTTCTACCTCTGGAGTAGAGGACCTTGGTGTGTTTCCTACTGGAGGAGAAGGTCTAGAAAGTTCTACTTCTGGAGCCGAGGACCTCAGTGGGCTGTCTTCTGGAGGAGGCTCTGCTTCTGGGGCCCTGGACTTTGGCCAGCTGCCCTGGGAAACTCAGGGAAGTGGACAAGCTCCAGAAGTGAGCGGCCTCCATTCCGGATCCAGTGGTGAGTATTCTGGAATGGACTTTGGGAGCAGCCCAGCCTCTGGCCTTCCTGACTTCAGCGGCCTTCCCTCTGGGCTGCCAACGGTCTCCCTTGTGGATGCCACATTGGTGGAAGTGGTCACGGCCACCACGACCAGTGAGCTGGAAGGGAGGGGAACCATCAGCATCAGCGGTGCTGGAGAAATCTCTGGGCTGCCGATCGGTGAGCCGGATGCCAGTGGACTTGCTTCAGGAGCTGAGCTCAGTGGCCATGCGTCTGGCTCTCCTGACTTCAGTGGGGAAGTGTCTGGAATCTTTGGTACTAGTGGACAGTCACCTGAGTTTCCTGGCCTGAGCGGGGAAGCATCTGGAACTTCTGAGGTCAGTGGGCAGCCATCAGGATTTCCTTATGGTAGCGGGGAAGTGTCCGGAGTGACAGAGCCCAGTGGCTTCTCCTCTGGACAACCAGACATGAGCGGAGAAGCTCATGGAGTTCTTTTTGGTAGTGGTCAGCCATTTGGCATAACAGACCAGAGTGGAGAAATCTCCGGGGATCTTGATCTCAGCGGGCAGCCCTCAGGAGTGCCAGGATTCCATGAAACGATGCCCAGAGTCCCTGAGTTGGCTTCTGGGGCAGTGAGCGGCAGCGGCGAATCTTCTGGTGTTGTGTTGGTGGACACCAGCTTGGTGGAAGTAACCCCCATTCCATCTAGAGAAGAAgaaggcctggggtctgtggaaCTCAGTGGACTCCCCTCTGGGGAGTCAGACCTGTCTGGCACCTCTGGGATACTGGATGTCAGTGGACATTCTTCTGGAACATTCGATGGTAGTGGACTCCCATCGCAGGCTCCAGAATTCAGTGGCCTCCCGAGTGGGGTGGCTGACATTAGTGGTGAAGCTTCAGGAGCAGAGGCCGGGAGCAGCCTTCCCTCAGGAGCCTTTGAGGGCAGTGGGCTTGCATCAGGCCTCCCCACCATCTCTTTAGTGGACAGACCGTGGGTGGAATCTAGAACCCAGGCCCCCACAGCCCAGGAAGCTGGAGAAGGGTCTTCGGACACGTGGGAGCTCAGTGGGGTGCCCTCTGGAGAACATTCTGGATCCATGGACCTCAGCGGGCTGCAGTCCAGCCTGGAAGCCAGTGTCAAGCCAAGCCCTCCCTATTTCAGTGGGGACTCTTCCAGCCCCGTGGATATAAGTGGAGAATCCTCAGCCGGCACAAGTGCCAGTGGGGACACCTCGGGGGCCCCAGACCTCACCTGGATCACTTCAGAGTTGGTGGAAGGCGTCATCGAACCAACTGTTTCCCAGGAGCTCAGCCGAGGACCCCCTGTGACCCACACACCACGGTTCTCTAAGGCCAGCGGGGAGGCCCTGACCTCTGGGGACATGAGTGGAGCCACGCCAGCCTTCTCCGGGGCTGCCAGTGGCGAAGCTCCAGAGCCTACCACTTCCACCTTCTCAGACGCCGAGCAGGCCAGTGCCTCAGGCCTGGGGGCCAGCAGCAGCCCTTGGGCCTTTCAGGAAGGTTCCAGCCTGGAAGTAAACACTGAGGCCACCAGTGGCTACGATGGGGACATGGGGGCACCAGTTGCTCCCTCAGCCTCTGGAGACAGGACTGAAGTCAGCGGAGACCTGTCTGGCCACACCTCAGAACCGGACACGGCCGTCACCACCAGCCTCCTAGAGTTTGAGCTGCAGACAGAGGGCCCAACAGAGGCACATCTGGAAGCCGAATCCTTGAGCCTCTGGCACTCAGGAGAGGAGACCCAGACCTCCAGCACAGCCACCGCCCCTACGGACGCCTCCAGCCCCACTTCTCCACGGGGATCAGGGGAAGCAGAGTGGGTCGATGAAG ACCTTGATGAGTGCCTGTCAAGCCCTTGTGTGAATGGAGCCACCTGCGTGGATGCCATCGCCTCTTTCACATGCTTATGCCTTCCCAGCTACGGAGGGGACCGGTGTGAGATCG ACCAGGAGGTGTGTGAGGAGGGTTGGACCAAGTTCCAAGGTCACTGCTACCGCCACTTCCCTGACCGCGAGACCTGGGTGGACGCCGAGAGGCGGTGTCGCGAGCTGCAGGCACATCTGAGCAGCATCCTCACCCAGGAGGAGCAGGAGTTCGTCAACA AAAATGCTCAGGACTACCAGTGGGTTGGCCTGAATGACAGGACCATTGAAGGGGACTTCCGCTGGTCCGATGGACACCCTCTG CAATTCGAGAAGTGGCGGCCCAACCAGCCAGACAACTTCTTTGCCACGGGGGAGGACTGCGTGGTGATGATCTGGCACGAAGGGGGCGAGTGGAATGATGTCCCCTGCAACTACCACCTGCCCTTCACATGCAAGAAAGGCACAG TGGCCTGTGGCGAGCCCCCCACCGTGGAGCACGCCAGGACCCTGGGACAGAAGAGGAACCGGTACGAGATCAACTCCTTGGTGCGATACCAGTGCACCGACGGCTTCGTCCAGCGCCACGTGCCCACCATCCGGTGCCAGCCCAGCGGGCACTGGGAGGAGCCACGGGTCACCTGCACAGACC CCGCCACCTACAAGAGTCAACGGCAGAAGCGGAGCTGGCGGCTGGCAGCCCAGCAGAGCTGGCCCAGCACGGCACACTGA